A region of Periplaneta americana isolate PAMFEO1 chromosome 16, P.americana_PAMFEO1_priV1, whole genome shotgun sequence DNA encodes the following proteins:
- the LOC138692060 gene encoding uncharacterized protein isoform X6 — MDVIKMEPGSDPIGTQTSGIADVEEKKPLSEEGNLLDLDVTKIKTECIDHRYDIKSEIVFEESAVPIDFPMLKSEAEEEFCELDQVKEVKLEVTAEENAVLTES; from the exons ATGGACGTGATCAAGATGGAACCTGGGTCCGACCCAATAGGTACACAGACAAGTGGTATCGCAGATGTAGAAGAGAAGAAGCCTTTATCTGAG GAAGGAAATTTATTAGATTTGGACgtcactaaaataaaaactgaatgtaTAGATCACAGGTATGACATTAAATCGGAGATAGTATTTGAGGAATCTGCAGTGCCAATTGACTTTCCCATGCTGAAGAGTGAAGCTGAG GAAGAGTTTTGTGAGTTGGATCAAGTGAAGGAGGTCAAACTGGAAGTAACAGCAGAGGAGAATGCAGTCTTGACTGAGAG TTAG
- the LOC138692060 gene encoding zinc finger protein 239-like isoform X5 — MDVIKMEPGSDPIGTQTSGIADVEEKKPLSEEGNLLDLDVTKIKTECIDHRYDIKSEIVFEESAVPIDFPMLKSEAEEEFCELDQVKEVKLEVTAEENAVLTESVAVSHNSGVANFCGNIPEEYDGKKYDCDICGMSFLDSARLKSHCLVHKCHKEFSGDVRGKCFSRSADFEKDSRVDSSDKPFSWDVCGRLFSKSHHRNQHSRAHTDERPFSCDVCGKSFSQLSHLQNHSRVHTDVKPLSCDVCGKCFSKSYELKRHSLVHTNERSFSCDVCGKRFSRVHDVKMHSRVHTGGKPFCCNVCGKCFSKSIYLKKHSRVH; from the exons ATGGACGTGATCAAGATGGAACCTGGGTCCGACCCAATAGGTACACAGACAAGTGGTATCGCAGATGTAGAAGAGAAGAAGCCTTTATCTGAG GAAGGAAATTTATTAGATTTGGACgtcactaaaataaaaactgaatgtaTAGATCACAGGTATGACATTAAATCGGAGATAGTATTTGAGGAATCTGCAGTGCCAATTGACTTTCCCATGCTGAAGAGTGAAGCTGAG GAAGAGTTTTGTGAGTTGGATCAAGTGAAGGAGGTCAAACTGGAAGTAACAGCAGAGGAGAATGCAGTCTTGACTGAGAG tgTTGCAGTTAGCCATAATAGTGGAGTTGCAAACTTCTGCggaaatattcctgaagagtacGACGGCAAGAAATACGATTGTGACATTTGCGGAATGTCTTTTCTCGACTCTGCAAGACTCAAAAGCCATTGCCTCGTACACAAATGTCACAAGGAATTCAGTGGAGATGTacgtggaaagtgtttttcacgATCGGCGGATTTCGAAAAGGATTCACGCGTTGACTCAAGCGATAAACCATTCAGTTGGGACGTGTGTGGCAGGTTGTTTTCTAAATCCCACCATCGCAACCAGCATTCACGCGCGCACACAGACGAGAggccattcagttgtgatgtgtgtggaaagagTTTTTCGCAATTGTCACATCTCCAGAACCATTCACGCGTGCACACAGACGTGAAACCATTGAGTTGTgacgtgtgtggaaagtgtttttcaaaGTCCTACGAACTCAAGAGGCATTCACTTGTGCACACAAACGAGAGGTCATTCAGTTGTGATGTGTGTGGTAAGAGATTTTCACGTGTGCATGATGTCAAGATGCATTCACGCGTGCACACAGGCGGGAAACCATTCTGTTGTAACGTGTGTGGAAAGTGCttttcaaaatccatctatcTCAAGAAGCATTCACGCGTACACTAG
- the LOC138692060 gene encoding zinc finger protein 235-like isoform X2, protein MDVIKMEPGSDPIGTQTSGIADVEEKKPLSEEGNLLDLDVTKIKTECIDHRYDIKSEIVFEESAVPIDFPMLKSEAEEEFCELDQVKEVKLEVTAEENAVLTESVAVSHNSGVAKICENIPEAYDGKNYECDICGMSFFDSARLKAHYLVHRRHKEFNGDVSGKCFSRSEDFEKHSRVHSSEKPFSCDVCGKCFSKSFNLKRHSRVHTTERPFSCDVCGKSFSWLPNLQRHSRVHTAAKPFSCDVCGKVFSHSEYLESHSRVHTGDKSVSCEVCGKFFSKSQHLKNHSRMHTKERPFSCDVCGKSFSQLSNLKRHSRVHSGAKPFCCDVCGKCFASSQHRKAHSMVHTGENPFRCDVCGKFFSTSYCLKNHSLVHTSGRPFSCDVCGRCFSRSQCLKRHSLVHTNERPFSCDVCGKSFSRLENFERHSHLHTGSKPFSCEVCRKCFSNSEYLKKHSRIHTTERPFSCDVCGKYFSTSSNLKTHLVVHS, encoded by the exons ATGGACGTGATCAAGATGGAACCTGGGTCCGACCCAATAGGTACACAGACAAGTGGTATCGCAGATGTAGAAGAGAAGAAGCCTTTATCTGAG GAAGGAAATTTATTAGATTTGGACgtcactaaaataaaaactgaatgtaTAGATCACAGGTATGACATTAAATCGGAGATAGTATTTGAGGAATCTGCAGTGCCAATTGACTTTCCCATGCTGAAGAGTGAAGCTGAG GAAGAGTTTTGTGAGTTGGATCAAGTGAAGGAGGTCAAACTGGAAGTAACAGCAGAGGAGAATGCAGTCTTGACTGAGAG TGTTGCAGTTAGCCATAATAGTGGAGTGGCAAAAATCTGCGAAAATATTCCTGAAGCGTACGACGGCAAGAATTACGAATGTGACATTTGCGGAATGTCTTTTTTCGACTCTGCAAGACTCAAAGCCCATTACCTCGTACACAGACGTCACAAGGAATTTAATGGCGATGTgagtggaaagtgtttttcacgATCGGAGGATTTCGAAAAGCATTCACGCGTTCACTCAAGCGAGAaaccattcagttgtgacgtTTGTGGAAAGTGCTTTTCAAAGTCCTTCAATCTCAAGAGGCATTCACGCGTGCACACAACAGAGAggccattcagttgtgatgtgtgtggaaagagTTTCTCGTGGTTGCCTAATCTCCAGAGGCATTCGCGCGTGCACACTGCCGCCAAAccattcagttgtgatgtgtGTGGGAAGGTCTTTTCTCACTCCGAATATCTCGAGAGCCATTCACGCGTGCACACAGGCGACAAATCAGTCAGTTGTGAAGTGTGTGGGAAGTTCTTTTCTAAATCCCAACACCTGAAGAACCATTCACGCATGCACACAAAAGAGAggccattcagttgtgatgtgtgtggaaagagTTTTTCGCAATTGTCAAATCTCAAGAGGCATTCACGCGTGCACTCCGGCGCGAAACCATTCTGTTGCGACGTCTGTGGGAAGTGTTTTGCAAGTTCTCAACATCGTAAAGCGCATTCAATGGTGCACACTGGCGAGAATCCTTTCAGATGTGACGTGTGTGGGAAGTTCTTTTCTACTTCCTACTGTCTCAAGAATCATTCACTCGTGCACACAAGCGGGAGACCATTCAGTTGTGACGTTTGTGGGAGGTGCTTTTCAAGGTCCCAGTGTCTCAAGAGGCATTCACTTGTGCACACAAACGAGAggccattcagttgtgatgtgtgtggaaagagTTTTTCGCGTTTGGAAAATTTCGAGAGGCATTCACACCTGCACACAGGCTCGAAACCATTCAGTTGTGAAGTGTGTCGGAAGTGCTTTTCAAACTCCGAATATCTCAAGAAGCATTCTCGCATACACACAACCGAGAGaccattcagttgtgacgtgtgTGGAAAGTATTTTTCAACTTCATCAAACCTTAAAACACATTTAGTGGTACACAGTtga
- the LOC138692060 gene encoding zinc finger protein 235-like isoform X3 — translation MLKSEAEEEFCELDQVKEVKLEVTAEENAVLTESVAVSHNSGVAKICENIPEAYDGKNYECDICGMSFFDSARLKAHYLVHRRHKEFNGDVSGKCFSRSEDFEKHSRVHSSEKPFSCDVCGKCFSKSFNLKRHSRVHTTERPFSCDVCGKSFSWLPNLQRHSRVHTAAKPFSCDVCGKVFSHSEYLESHSRVHTGDKSVSCEVCGKFFSKSQHLKNHSRMHTKERPFSCDVCGKSFSQLSNLKRHSRVHSGAKPFCCDVCGKCFASSQHRKAHSMVHTGENPFRCDVCGKFFSTSYCLKNHSLVHTSGRPFSCDVCGRCFSRSQCLKRHSLVHTNERPFSCDVCGKSFSRLENFERHSHLHTGSKPFSCEVCRKCFSNSEYLKKHSRIHTTERPFSCDVCGKYFSTSSNLKTHLVVHS, via the exons ATGCTGAAGAGTGAAGCTGAG GAAGAGTTTTGTGAGTTGGATCAAGTGAAGGAGGTCAAACTGGAAGTAACAGCAGAGGAGAATGCAGTCTTGACTGAGAG TGTTGCAGTTAGCCATAATAGTGGAGTGGCAAAAATCTGCGAAAATATTCCTGAAGCGTACGACGGCAAGAATTACGAATGTGACATTTGCGGAATGTCTTTTTTCGACTCTGCAAGACTCAAAGCCCATTACCTCGTACACAGACGTCACAAGGAATTTAATGGCGATGTgagtggaaagtgtttttcacgATCGGAGGATTTCGAAAAGCATTCACGCGTTCACTCAAGCGAGAaaccattcagttgtgacgtTTGTGGAAAGTGCTTTTCAAAGTCCTTCAATCTCAAGAGGCATTCACGCGTGCACACAACAGAGAggccattcagttgtgatgtgtgtggaaagagTTTCTCGTGGTTGCCTAATCTCCAGAGGCATTCGCGCGTGCACACTGCCGCCAAAccattcagttgtgatgtgtGTGGGAAGGTCTTTTCTCACTCCGAATATCTCGAGAGCCATTCACGCGTGCACACAGGCGACAAATCAGTCAGTTGTGAAGTGTGTGGGAAGTTCTTTTCTAAATCCCAACACCTGAAGAACCATTCACGCATGCACACAAAAGAGAggccattcagttgtgatgtgtgtggaaagagTTTTTCGCAATTGTCAAATCTCAAGAGGCATTCACGCGTGCACTCCGGCGCGAAACCATTCTGTTGCGACGTCTGTGGGAAGTGTTTTGCAAGTTCTCAACATCGTAAAGCGCATTCAATGGTGCACACTGGCGAGAATCCTTTCAGATGTGACGTGTGTGGGAAGTTCTTTTCTACTTCCTACTGTCTCAAGAATCATTCACTCGTGCACACAAGCGGGAGACCATTCAGTTGTGACGTTTGTGGGAGGTGCTTTTCAAGGTCCCAGTGTCTCAAGAGGCATTCACTTGTGCACACAAACGAGAggccattcagttgtgatgtgtgtggaaagagTTTTTCGCGTTTGGAAAATTTCGAGAGGCATTCACACCTGCACACAGGCTCGAAACCATTCAGTTGTGAAGTGTGTCGGAAGTGCTTTTCAAACTCCGAATATCTCAAGAAGCATTCTCGCATACACACAACCGAGAGaccattcagttgtgacgtgtgTGGAAAGTATTTTTCAACTTCATCAAACCTTAAAACACATTTAGTGGTACACAGTtga
- the LOC138692060 gene encoding zinc finger protein 235-like isoform X1 has translation MDVIKMEPLSNPMGIQTSGIADIEEKKPLAEEGNLLDLDVTKIKTECIEHRYDIKSEIVFEESAVPIDFPMLKSEAEEEFCELDQVKEEVKLEVTAEENEVLTESVAVSHNSGVAKICENIPEAYDGKNYECDICGMSFFDSARLKAHYLVHRRHKEFNGDVSGKCFSRSEDFEKHSRVHSSEKPFSCDVCGKCFSKSFNLKRHSRVHTTERPFSCDVCGKSFSWLPNLQRHSRVHTAAKPFSCDVCGKVFSHSEYLESHSRVHTGDKSVSCEVCGKFFSKSQHLKNHSRMHTKERPFSCDVCGKSFSQLSNLKRHSRVHSGAKPFCCDVCGKCFASSQHRKAHSMVHTGENPFRCDVCGKFFSTSYCLKNHSLVHTSGRPFSCDVCGRCFSRSQCLKRHSLVHTNERPFSCDVCGKSFSRLENFERHSHLHTGSKPFSCEVCRKCFSNSEYLKKHSRIHTTERPFSCDVCGKYFSTSSNLKTHLVVHS, from the exons ATGGACGTGATCAAGATGGAACCTCTGTCTAACCCAATGGGTATACAGACAAGTGGTATCGCAGATATAGAAGAGAAGAAGCCTTTAGCTGAG GAAGGAAATTTATTAGATTTGGACgtcactaaaataaaaactgaatgtaTAGAACACAGGTATGACATTAAATCGGAGATAGTATTTGAGGAATCTGCAGTGCCAATTGACTTTCCCATGCTGAAGAGTGAAGCTGAG GAAGAGTTTTGTGAGTTGGATCAAGTGAAGGAGGAGGTCAAACTGGAAGTAACAGCAGAAGAGAATGAAGTCTTAACTGAGAG TGTTGCAGTTAGCCATAATAGTGGAGTGGCAAAAATCTGCGAAAATATTCCTGAAGCGTACGACGGCAAGAATTACGAATGTGACATTTGCGGAATGTCTTTTTTCGACTCTGCAAGACTCAAAGCCCATTACCTCGTACACAGACGTCACAAGGAATTTAATGGCGATGTgagtggaaagtgtttttcacgATCGGAGGATTTCGAAAAGCATTCACGCGTTCACTCAAGCGAGAaaccattcagttgtgacgtTTGTGGAAAGTGCTTTTCAAAGTCCTTCAATCTCAAGAGGCATTCACGCGTGCACACAACAGAGAggccattcagttgtgatgtgtgtggaaagagTTTCTCGTGGTTGCCTAATCTCCAGAGGCATTCGCGCGTGCACACTGCCGCCAAAccattcagttgtgatgtgtGTGGGAAGGTCTTTTCTCACTCCGAATATCTCGAGAGCCATTCACGCGTGCACACAGGCGACAAATCAGTCAGTTGTGAAGTGTGTGGGAAGTTCTTTTCTAAATCCCAACACCTGAAGAACCATTCACGCATGCACACAAAAGAGAggccattcagttgtgatgtgtgtggaaagagTTTTTCGCAATTGTCAAATCTCAAGAGGCATTCACGCGTGCACTCCGGCGCGAAACCATTCTGTTGCGACGTCTGTGGGAAGTGTTTTGCAAGTTCTCAACATCGTAAAGCGCATTCAATGGTGCACACTGGCGAGAATCCTTTCAGATGTGACGTGTGTGGGAAGTTCTTTTCTACTTCCTACTGTCTCAAGAATCATTCACTCGTGCACACAAGCGGGAGACCATTCAGTTGTGACGTTTGTGGGAGGTGCTTTTCAAGGTCCCAGTGTCTCAAGAGGCATTCACTTGTGCACACAAACGAGAggccattcagttgtgatgtgtgtggaaagagTTTTTCGCGTTTGGAAAATTTCGAGAGGCATTCACACCTGCACACAGGCTCGAAACCATTCAGTTGTGAAGTGTGTCGGAAGTGCTTTTCAAACTCCGAATATCTCAAGAAGCATTCTCGCATACACACAACCGAGAGaccattcagttgtgacgtgtgTGGAAAGTATTTTTCAACTTCATCAAACCTTAAAACACATTTAGTGGTACACAGTtga
- the LOC138692060 gene encoding zinc finger protein 235-like isoform X4, giving the protein MSFFDSARLKAHYLVHRRHKEFNGDVSGKCFSRSEDFEKHSRVHSSEKPFSCDVCGKCFSKSFNLKRHSRVHTTERPFSCDVCGKSFSWLPNLQRHSRVHTAAKPFSCDVCGKVFSHSEYLESHSRVHTGDKSVSCEVCGKFFSKSQHLKNHSRMHTKERPFSCDVCGKSFSQLSNLKRHSRVHSGAKPFCCDVCGKCFASSQHRKAHSMVHTGENPFRCDVCGKFFSTSYCLKNHSLVHTSGRPFSCDVCGRCFSRSQCLKRHSLVHTNERPFSCDVCGKSFSRLENFERHSHLHTGSKPFSCEVCRKCFSNSEYLKKHSRIHTTERPFSCDVCGKYFSTSSNLKTHLVVHS; this is encoded by the coding sequence ATGTCTTTTTTCGACTCTGCAAGACTCAAAGCCCATTACCTCGTACACAGACGTCACAAGGAATTTAATGGCGATGTgagtggaaagtgtttttcacgATCGGAGGATTTCGAAAAGCATTCACGCGTTCACTCAAGCGAGAaaccattcagttgtgacgtTTGTGGAAAGTGCTTTTCAAAGTCCTTCAATCTCAAGAGGCATTCACGCGTGCACACAACAGAGAggccattcagttgtgatgtgtgtggaaagagTTTCTCGTGGTTGCCTAATCTCCAGAGGCATTCGCGCGTGCACACTGCCGCCAAAccattcagttgtgatgtgtGTGGGAAGGTCTTTTCTCACTCCGAATATCTCGAGAGCCATTCACGCGTGCACACAGGCGACAAATCAGTCAGTTGTGAAGTGTGTGGGAAGTTCTTTTCTAAATCCCAACACCTGAAGAACCATTCACGCATGCACACAAAAGAGAggccattcagttgtgatgtgtgtggaaagagTTTTTCGCAATTGTCAAATCTCAAGAGGCATTCACGCGTGCACTCCGGCGCGAAACCATTCTGTTGCGACGTCTGTGGGAAGTGTTTTGCAAGTTCTCAACATCGTAAAGCGCATTCAATGGTGCACACTGGCGAGAATCCTTTCAGATGTGACGTGTGTGGGAAGTTCTTTTCTACTTCCTACTGTCTCAAGAATCATTCACTCGTGCACACAAGCGGGAGACCATTCAGTTGTGACGTTTGTGGGAGGTGCTTTTCAAGGTCCCAGTGTCTCAAGAGGCATTCACTTGTGCACACAAACGAGAggccattcagttgtgatgtgtgtggaaagagTTTTTCGCGTTTGGAAAATTTCGAGAGGCATTCACACCTGCACACAGGCTCGAAACCATTCAGTTGTGAAGTGTGTCGGAAGTGCTTTTCAAACTCCGAATATCTCAAGAAGCATTCTCGCATACACACAACCGAGAGaccattcagttgtgacgtgtgTGGAAAGTATTTTTCAACTTCATCAAACCTTAAAACACATTTAGTGGTACACAGTtga